One part of the Lotus japonicus ecotype B-129 chromosome 2, LjGifu_v1.2 genome encodes these proteins:
- the LOC130739070 gene encoding probable LRR receptor-like serine/threonine-protein kinase At4g29180, which yields MALASSIGFIMLLMLCIHLLVLVHAQEQRGYISIDCGNSMNFEYTDDTTKIRYNPDGAYIQTGVNKNISSEYAYPNNPILPQPLSDLRSFPQGLRNCYRLTAGSRGSLHLIRASFLYGNYDGENKLPEFDLYVGARFWSSVKFRNASEEVTMETISKAESEVTSVCLVDKGTGTPFISGLELRPLNSSIYDTDFGESASLLLYKRWDFGSTNGSGRYEDDIYDRIWFPYNSSTWESVSTSSEINVNGDGYRAPFEVIRTAARPRNGSDTLEFSWTPDDPSWEFYVYLYFAEVEHLHKNQLRKFNISWNGSPLVESFVPQYLQATTLSNSKPLVANKHRISIHKTKDSTLPPILNAVEIYVVRQRDELPTFEQDVDAVVCIKESYRIQRNWVGDPCEPENYNWEGLKCNYSTSLPARIISLNLSSSNLNGVITTAISNLSSLESLDLCNNSLTGPVPQFLEELRSLKYLNLKGNQLSGYVSDTLLDRSNAGLLTLRVDDKNLHVDKSDKKKIVAAVVAPISLVLVLLVIIILYRKIRRNEQSDKEMNKPNKGGTTVASKKWQYTYAEVLNITSNFEVVIGKGGFGTVFSGQMKDGNKVAVKMLSPSSAQGPKEFQTEAELLMTVHHKNLVSFVGYCDEDNKMALIYEYMANGNLKECLSDKSSHCLSWERRLQIAIDAAEGLDYLHHGCKPPIIHRDVKSANILLSQDLEAKIADFGLSKVFRIDNQNAESPLINSNGDRSPKSTPMGTTGYLDPEYFKLRNLNEKSDVFSFGIVLLELITGRHAVLKGNPCMHILEWLTPELEGGDVSRILDPRLQGKFDASSGWKALGIAMSCTAPSSIQRPTMSVVLAELRQCFRMESPSDREIFVAPRPVCNEFYSSTEACSLDSESFTYPFPR from the exons GCCCAGGAACAAAGAG GCTATATAAGCATTGATTGTGGTAATTCAATGAATTTTGAGTACACAGATGATACTACTAAAATAAGGTACAACCCAGATGGGGCATACATACAAACAGGGGTTAACAAAAACATCTCCTCTGAGTATGCATACCCAAACAATCCCATTCTGCCACAACCACTCTCAGATCTCAGAAGTTTCCCTCAGGGATTGAGGAACTGTTACAGGTTAACTGCAGGAAGTAGAGGGAGTTTACATTTAATCAGGGCTTCCTTCTTGTATGGGAACTATGATGGAGAAAACAAGCTCCCAGAATTTGATCTGTATGTTGGTGCCAGATTCTGGTCATCAGTGAAATTCAGAAATGCTTCAGAGGAAGTTACAATGGAAACAATCAGCAAGGCAGAGTCAGAGGTGACAAGTGTTTGTCTGGTGGACAAGGGAACAGGAACTCCATTTATCTCAGGATTGGAACTTAGACCACTTAATAGTTCCATTTATGATACTGACTTTGGGGAATCTGCTTCACTTTTGCTTTATAAAAGATGGGATTTTGGGTCAACCAATGGAAGTGGTAGATATGAAGATGATATTTATGATAGAATTTGGTTCCCTTACAATTCCTCTACCTGGGAATCTGTCAGCACTTCTTCAGAGATAAATGTCAATGGTGATGGCTATAGAGCTCCATTTGAAGTCATCAGAACTGCTGCTAGACCAAGAAATGGCAGTGATACTTTGGAATTTTCATGGACCCCAGATGATCCAAGTTGGGAATTTTATGTCTACTTGTACTTTGCTGAAGTGGAGCATCTTCACAAAAACcaacttagaaaattcaatATATCCTGGAATGGTTCTCCTTTAGTTGAATCCTTTGTACCACAGTACTTGCAAGCAACCACTCTTTCTAATTCAAAACCCTTGGTGGCGAATAAACATAGAATTTCTATACACAAAACAAAAGATTCAACCCTTCCACCCATTCTTAATGCAGTTGAGATTTATGTAGTAAGACAACGGGATGAACTTCCAACATTTGAACAAGATG TTGATGCTGTGGTGTGCATAAAAGAAAGTTATAGAATCCAAAGAAATTGGGTAGGTGATCCTTGTGAGCCAGAGAACTACAATTGGGAGGGCTTAAAATGCAACTATAGCACTTCACTTCCTGCCAGAATCATATCACT GAACCTGAGCTCAAGCAATTTGAATGGAGTGATTACTACTGCCATTTCCAATCTCTCCTCATTGGAATCTTT GGATTTATGCAACAATAGCTTAACTGGACCAGTGCCTCAGTTTCTGGAAGAATTGAGGTCCCTTAAATATTT GAATTTAAAGGGCAACCAACTTTCAGGTTATGTCTCTGACACTCTTCTAGACAGATCAAATGCTGGATTACTTACACTGAG GGTGGATGATAAAAACCTGCATGTCGATAAGagtgataaaaagaaaattgttGCTGCCGTAGTCGCACCAATATCATTGGTTTTAGTTCTTTTGGTTATTATCATTCTCTATCGGAAGATTAGAAGAAATGAACAATCAG ATAAGGAGATGAATAAGCCCAACAAAGGAGGAACAACTGTAGCATCAAAGAAGTGGCAATACACTTATGCTGAGGTGTTGAACATCACAAGCAACTTTGAAGTGGTTATTGGGAAAGGAGGATTTGGAACTGTGTTCAGTGGTCAGATGAAAGATGGCAACAAAGTTGCAGTCAAGATGCTCTCTCCATCATCAGCTCAAGGGCCAAAGGAATTTCAGACTGAG GCTGAGCTCTTGATGACAGTTCATCACAAAAATTTGGTTTCCTTTGTTGGTTATTGCGATGAAGATAACAAGATGGCACTCATATATGAGTACATGGCCAATGGCAACCTGAAAGAGTGTCTCTCAG ATAAAAGTTCACATTGCCTGAGTTGGGAAAGGAGACTCCAGATAGCAATTGATGCCGCAGAGG GATTGGATTACCTGCACCATGGATGCAAGCCACCTATAATACATAGGGATGTGAAGTCAGCCAACATTCTTTTGAGTCAAGACTTAGAAGCTAAGATAGCAGATTTTGGCCTCTCCAAGGTGTTTAGGATTGACAACCAAAATGCAGAATCACCATTGATTAATTCTAATGGTGATAGAAGTCCAAAATCTACACCCATGGGCACAACAGGGTACCTTGACCCAGA GTACTTCAAATTACGGAACTTGAATGAGAAAAGTGATGTATTTAGCTTTGGAATTGTTCTATTGGAATTAATCACTGGTCGACATGCAGTACTAAAAGGTAACCCATGTATGCACATACTTGAGTGGCTAACACCTGAGCTTGAAGGAGGTGATGTGAGCAGAATTTTGGACCCAAGGCTACAAGGAAAATTCGATGCAAGTTCTGGATGGAAAGCTTTAGGAATAGCAATGTCATGCACTGCACCATCCTCCATTCAGAGACCTACCATGAGTGTTGTGTTAGCAGAGCTAAGACAGTGTTTTAGAATGGAGTCGCCTAGTGATAGGGAAATATTTGTGGCCCCAAGACCGGTCTGTAATGAATTTTACAGTTCAACTGAAGCATGTTCCTTAGATAGTGAATCTTTCACCTATCCTTTCCCAAGGTAA